Within Epilithonimonas zeae, the genomic segment AAACCGAAATGGACGATTGGGACTATGAATCAGAATTAAAAGATAATTTCAATTATATGCTGAAGACGGTTAATAATTATGATAAAAACCGAAAAGCAAATAATAAATAAAAGAAAAAATTTGATGCGGATTGCATTGAAAATGAGATATAGAGAATGAAAAATAAGTGGAGAATATTGAAGATATTGGTAACAGTGGTCCTTTTTGGATTTCTGCTCAGTTTCTCGTTGAAGCGTTTCAATAACGCTAAGATGGAGAATGTATCTATCAATATGAACCAGACCAAGACACCGGTTTATTTTGTGGATGAGAAGGACATCAAAGATTTGGTGAAACAATTTAATCCGACTAAGAAAATCGGCGATGTTAAGATTCCGGAATTGGAGAAGAAGATTAATGAGATTCCATTTGTCGATAGTGCTAATGTTTATATGAATCTAAATGGCAATCTGAATGTTGATATCAAACAACGAATTCCGATTTTCCGATTGAATAAAAATGGAAAGGATTTTTATGTGGATGAAAAAGGTGTTGAATTCCCGATTTCGAGAAACTTTTCTTATCCGTGTATGCTCGTAATGGGAGATGTAGAAGCTTCGGAATATCAGGAACTCGGAAAGTTGATTGAGAAAATTGACAAAGATGATTTCAGCAAAAAATATTTCATCGGAATCAAAAAAGAAAAAGACAGTTATAATCTTCTCACTAGCGACGGGAAT encodes:
- a CDS encoding cell division protein FtsQ/DivIB, which gives rise to MKNKWRILKILVTVVLFGFLLSFSLKRFNNAKMENVSINMNQTKTPVYFVDEKDIKDLVKQFNPTKKIGDVKIPELEKKINEIPFVDSANVYMNLNGNLNVDIKQRIPIFRLNKNGKDFYVDEKGVEFPISRNFSYPCMLVMGDVEASEYQELGKLIEKIDKDDFSKKYFIGIKKEKDSYNLLTSDGNYKVEIGDLENIDFKVKGFKTFVEKYLVYQNPNKYKKISVKYNNQIVTTLNPYFKENDSILRNAPKIEITKPEEKPTQLLASVPAKTETKKAEPKPEPKKEIKKTEPKKSEVKKESSKPKKVEKKPEPKKSSEKKKETTSKSSSDKKKKAKVVVE